The nucleotide sequence TTCACACGGACCGACAGACTCCCCGCCATGCTCACCGATCTGCGGGCTTCCCTCATTCTCGAAGACGCGGGGCACTGGATCCAGCAGGAACGGCCGAATGAGGTTAACGACGCGCTCATCGCCTTCGCACGCGAAGTTTGCGGCGCAGGCACTAACTGACTCAAGCGCTATTGTGCTTCGGCGATTGCCGCGAGCCTTGCTATAGATGCCTGGAGCATTTCGGCCGTGGTCCCGCGGGCACGCAGGAGGCGTTTCTCGTCGGCAAGGCGGGACCAATCGTAGGTATGTGTCACTTTGGTAGTGGTGTCACCGGCTGGCTCGAGCTCCCACCGCCAGAGATGTCCTGGGGGCGTTCCACCAACTTCGGACGGCAGCCACGCGATTCGCGTCCCCTCAATGAACTCGACGACATGGTTCTCTCGCACGTGGCCGTTGGTCAGGGTCATGATGAACACCTCACCCGAGCGTCGCACGCGCTGTCCGGGCTGCGCCTCGGCAAGGTTGCCGTTACCGTCCCAGCGGGGCTGCTGTGACGGATCAGCTATCAGGGCAAATATTCGTTCAGACGTAGCCGCGATCTCGCGGCTCGCGCTCACAATTCGAGAACCACTTGCCGTCTCCATCATGAGCACATTGAATCACGGGCAGAGGCGAGCTCCAGGCCTGTCGGACAGATCTGCCAAGCTCAGCCCGCTCAGCTATGCCTGCACCACCGCTCGTTCTAGGGCAACCAAGGAATTCTCCAGGTGAATGAGCAGACGCTGCAGATGCGGAATTGCGGTGCGGCAGCCAATGATCCCGAAGTCCAGCGTGTCAGCGTTGCTGGTCAGGGTGATGTTTAATGCCGCACCATCCATGATGATGGAGGCTGGATAAACACCGTCAAGCTTCGCTCCGTCCCAGTACATCGTGCGTTTAGGGCCCGGGACATTTGAGACGACGACGTTGAACGTCGGCGGCACCGCACCGCAGCTACGCGTCATGCTCGACGTAACAAACGGCGAGAGCATCGCGGCTGACACGGCCATCGCCTGCACCGGTGTCAGGCCTGCCATCATCGTCTTCGCCTGACGCATCGAGCGTGTGACAGTCTCGATGCGCATGAGCGGATCAGCAGTATCGGTGCCCAGGTTAGCGAGGACTGCCGCGACAGCATTGCCTGCACTGCCGTCCCCTTTGTCGTGCAGTGATATTGGGACGAAGGAAACTAACGGTGCGTCAGGAAGTGCGTGTTGTTCGAGGAGGTATTCGCGCAGCGCACCCCCGCACATACTGAGCACAACGTCGTTGAGCGTGCAGTTCGCCTCGCTGGCTACCGCTTTGATGCGGTCGAGCTGCCACGATTGTGCGGCGAAGCGGCGCGCTCCGCCTATAGGAACGTTGAACATTGTGCGCGGTGCACGCAACGGAAGTGGCATATCGCGTTCACGTGCGATGTGCCAGCCGATTGCCGCGGTTGCGCGCGCCAGACCGGTAGCTTCCCGGCCTATACCGGCAACCGTCTTGATCGCACCGAACGAGCCTCCGCCGCCAGCCTTGATAGATTGCCGCTTGTGCGGGGCGAACAGCGGTGGCACGGATGCGGCGTCGGCGTCCTCGCTGAGCGAGGACTGCATCAACTTCAAGGCGGTGACACCGTCCGCCAGCGCATGATGCATCTTCGTGTAGACCGCAAACCGTCCATCATGCAGGCCTTCAACCAGATGAATTTCCCACAGCGGACGGTGCCGGTCGAGGAGCGCACTGTGCCAGAGTGACGTCACTTCGAGTAATTCCCTGATCCGCCCCGGACGCGGAAGGGCGGACAGCCGCACGTGATAGTCGAGGTCGATGTTTTCCTCATCTCGCCAGCTCAATGCCTTGGGTGTTGCCGACACTGAGCCGATCGTCTGGCGAAATCGCGTCGATACGGCGTCAGCACTGAGAAGTTTCGTGTACAGCTCCCGGGTGAAGTCGGGGCCAGCTCGTTCGGGTGGTGTGAAGAGCTGCAGCCCGCCCACGTGCAGCGGACGCTCTCGCCCTTCGAGAGCGAGAAAGAAATAGTCAACAGGATTGATGAACCGCATGGGTGAGGCTTTCACTCGAGTGTGGCGAGGGGTTTCACTGGTTGTAGAGCGCGTCGATTTCGGCAGCGAACTTGTCCGCTACGACGTTGCGCTTGAGCTTCATCGATGGAGTGAGTTCGCCCGTGGCCTCAGTGAAGTCGACATCAAGGATCGTGTACTTCTTGATGGCCTCGGCCTTAGATACGGTTTTGTTCGCCGCGGCGACGGCCTCTTCGACTTCGATGATCAGGTCCACGTCGGTGCGCAGGTTAGCAATGGTTGCGTCCGCGGGCTTGCCGTTGCGGTCCTTCCAGCCTGGGAACGCCTCGGAATCGATGGTGATCAGCACGCCGATGAACGGCTTCTGATCCCCGACGACTACCGCCTGACTGATCAGCGGATGCGCGCGCAGCACGTCCTCGAGTCCGGACGGAGCGACGTTCTTACCCCCGGCGGTGATGATTAGTTCCTTCTTACGGCCGGTGATCGACAAGTAACCGTCGTTGTCCAGGCTGCCGAGGTCACCGGTGTGGAACCAGCCGTCCACGATCGACTCAGCGGTCGCCTTCTCGTTCTGCCAATAACCGGAGAACACCACGGGACCGGCTAGCAAGACTTCACCGTCATCGTTGATGCGTACTTTGTTGCCTGGCAATGGTCGTCCCACGCTGCCGATCTTCTGCCTGCCGATCGTGTTGACGGTGATTGCCGCGGAGGTTTCCGTGAGCCCATACCCCTCATAGATCGTGACACCGATGCCCCGGAAGAAATGGCCGAGGCGCGCACCGAGCGGGGCGCCGCCGGAGATGGCGAGTTCGCACTGTCCACCGAGCGCGCCCTGAAGTTTGCTGTAGACGAGCTTGTTGAACACCGCGTGCCGGACTTTAAGCGGGAGCGGGACATTGCCAGAATCCTGTGCCTGGCTCCAGGCGATTGCAGTCTCCGCGGCCTTGTCGAAGATCTTGCCTTTGCCGGCATCGTGCGCTTTCTGCCGGGCAGAGTTATAGACCTTCTCGAACACGCGCGGCACTGACAGGATGAGGTTTGGCTGGAAGCTCCCGAAATGCTCGACGAGATTCGGGACATCGGACGTGTGGCCCACGGTGACTTTCGCTTCCACGCAGGCGACCGAGATCGCACGGGCGAAAACATGCGCGAGCGGCAGGAACATCAGGGTCTTGTTGCCTTCCCGCAGCAATGAGGAGAAGCTCGATGCGAGGATTGACGCTGACTCGGACAGCAAATTGCGGTGCGCCAACTGGACACCCTTCGGACGTCCCGTTGTGCCTGATGTGTAAATCAGGGTGGCTGGGTCGGCGGCCGTGAGCGCCGCCACCCTGTCATCAACAGCTGAATCAGCGAGATCCTTTCCAGCGGTTACGAGTTCGCTGATTGCCGAAGTGCTACCACCGTCGATTACCAGGACCGTCTTGAGGGCAGGCGCGGCGGCAGCGACCGTCTCGACGTTCCTCTTATTCTCCAGCGTCTCCACAATCAGGCCGACCGCCGCGGAGTCTTCCAGAATCCAGGCCACCTGATCCGGTGAAGACGACGCGTAGATCGGCACCGTCACTGCCCCGGACGACCAGATGGCGTAATCGAGGACGACCCATTCGTAACGCGTGTTCGCGAGGAGTGCCACGCGGTCACCCGGAGCCACTCCAAGGGCGATGAGGCCTTTCGCGGCGCTGTAGACGTCATTCTTGAATTCCGATGCGGTTACCTCTGTCCAGCTCCCTTGGGTGTGGCGCTGGAAGAGCGGATAGTTCGGGGTTTCGGCGGCGTGGCGTGCCACGACATCCGCGCATGACGCGTCTTCCGGGATCGTGTACGTCGCGGGACTACTGAACTCACGCGCTACAGCGGTGGGGTGAGGGTTCTGGGTGATGCTCATGAGAGTTCCTTTTCAGCGTTGGGGCCGGGCGTAGCGGTCAGCGCGCGGCCGTGTGTGACATCCGCAATGGGCAGGTGGAGGGCTGCGGGCGCGTGTTCGGGGACTGCCGGGTGTTGTGGCGCGACGGCGGGAAGCCTGGTGTAACCCGATCCGACGGGTGGACGGCTGTCGGCCTGACCCTTGTTGGGCCAGAACGCGAGCGCACGTTCAGCCTGGGCGGTGATGGTCAGTGACGGGTTGACACCGAGGTTCGCGGTGATCGCTGACCCGTCGGTGACATGGAGCCCTGGGTGGCCGTAGATGCGGTGCCAAGGATCGATCACGCCGGTGTCGCGGCTATCTCCGATCGGGCAGCCACCGATGAAGTGTGCGGTCATCGGTATGTTCGCGATCTCGCCGATGGTGCCGCCGGGGACCCCACCGATCTTTTTCGACACTCGACGTGCGGTTTCATTACCTTTCGGGATCCAGGTGGGGTTCGGTGCGCCGTGACCCTGGCTGGAGGTGAGCCGGTAGGTTCCGAATAAGCCTTTCTTCCCGCGGATATTGATCGAGTTGTCGAGGGTTTGCATGACCAGGAGGATGATCGTTTTCTCGGACCAGCGGCGCACTGAGAA is from Hoyosella subflava DQS3-9A1 and encodes:
- a CDS encoding SRPBCC family protein, whose protein sequence is MMETASGSRIVSASREIAATSERIFALIADPSQQPRWDGNGNLAEAQPGQRVRRSGEVFIMTLTNGHVRENHVVEFIEGTRIAWLPSEVGGTPPGHLWRWELEPAGDTTTKVTHTYDWSRLADEKRLLRARGTTAEMLQASIARLAAIAEAQ
- a CDS encoding WS/DGAT/MGAT family O-acyltransferase, producing MRFINPVDYFFLALEGRERPLHVGGLQLFTPPERAGPDFTRELYTKLLSADAVSTRFRQTIGSVSATPKALSWRDEENIDLDYHVRLSALPRPGRIRELLEVTSLWHSALLDRHRPLWEIHLVEGLHDGRFAVYTKMHHALADGVTALKLMQSSLSEDADAASVPPLFAPHKRQSIKAGGGGSFGAIKTVAGIGREATGLARATAAIGWHIARERDMPLPLRAPRTMFNVPIGGARRFAAQSWQLDRIKAVASEANCTLNDVVLSMCGGALREYLLEQHALPDAPLVSFVPISLHDKGDGSAGNAVAAVLANLGTDTADPLMRIETVTRSMRQAKTMMAGLTPVQAMAVSAAMLSPFVTSSMTRSCGAVPPTFNVVVSNVPGPKRTMYWDGAKLDGVYPASIIMDGAALNITLTSNADTLDFGIIGCRTAIPHLQRLLIHLENSLVALERAVVQA
- a CDS encoding AMP-dependent synthetase/ligase — encoded protein: MSITQNPHPTAVAREFSSPATYTIPEDASCADVVARHAAETPNYPLFQRHTQGSWTEVTASEFKNDVYSAAKGLIALGVAPGDRVALLANTRYEWVVLDYAIWSSGAVTVPIYASSSPDQVAWILEDSAAVGLIVETLENKRNVETVAAAAPALKTVLVIDGGSTSAISELVTAGKDLADSAVDDRVAALTAADPATLIYTSGTTGRPKGVQLAHRNLLSESASILASSFSSLLREGNKTLMFLPLAHVFARAISVACVEAKVTVGHTSDVPNLVEHFGSFQPNLILSVPRVFEKVYNSARQKAHDAGKGKIFDKAAETAIAWSQAQDSGNVPLPLKVRHAVFNKLVYSKLQGALGGQCELAISGGAPLGARLGHFFRGIGVTIYEGYGLTETSAAITVNTIGRQKIGSVGRPLPGNKVRINDDGEVLLAGPVVFSGYWQNEKATAESIVDGWFHTGDLGSLDNDGYLSITGRKKELIITAGGKNVAPSGLEDVLRAHPLISQAVVVGDQKPFIGVLITIDSEAFPGWKDRNGKPADATIANLRTDVDLIIEVEEAVAAANKTVSKAEAIKKYTILDVDFTEATGELTPSMKLKRNVVADKFAAEIDALYNQ